The Apium graveolens cultivar Ventura chromosome 11, ASM990537v1, whole genome shotgun sequence genome has a window encoding:
- the LOC141695524 gene encoding uncharacterized protein LOC141695524, with product MANGMSQWKMSKFTKDNYENWYIRMKAIPGANDVWEIMEKGLEVPENEANLNQVQKDQLQAQRKKDQKAIMIIHQCLDDSMLQKVASATTSKKVWDTLKSSFSGDAKVKRVRLKTLRGEFEALRMKESESISEYFSRVLTVVNQMKSNGEEVSDVHVIEKVLRSLDSKFDYKVVEIEEAKDIDEMTIDKPMGSLQAHEEKMLKNEPIEQALQSKLSFNDNNEGI from the coding sequence ATGGCAAATGGAATGTCTCAATGGAAAATGTCAAAGTTCACCAAAGATAATTATGAGAATTGGTACATTCGTATGAAGGCGATCCCTGGAGCAAATGATGTGTGGGAAATTATGGAGAAAGGATTGGAGGTGCCCGAAAATGAAGCAAATTTGAATCAAGTTCAAAAAGATCAACTTCAAGCCCAAAGAAAAAAGGATCAAAAGGCGATCATGATCATTCATCAATGTTTGGATGATTCCATGTTACAAAAAGTGGCTTCCGCAACAACGTCAAAGAAAGTTTGGGATACTCTCAAATCTTCTTTTAGTGGCGATGCTAAAGTAAAGAGAGTTCGGCTAAAAACACTTCGTGGCGAGTTTGAGGCTTTGCGAATGAAGGAATCCGAATCAATCTCGGAATATTTTTCAAGGGTCTTGACCGTTGTCAATCAAATGAAAAGCAATGGAGAAGAGGTAAGTGATGTTCATGTTATTGAAAAAGTTCTTCGTTCACTTGACTCTAAATTTGATTACAAAGTTGTGGAAATTGAGGAGGCTAAAGATATAGATGAAATGACTATTGATAAGCCGATGGGATCATTACAAGCCCATGAAGAAAAAATGTTAAAGAATGAGCCAATTGAACAAGCCTTACAATCAAAGTTATCTTTTAATGATAATAATGAAGGTATATGA